One Streptomyces sp. L2 genomic window carries:
- a CDS encoding HNH endonuclease, with translation MRDTLVLNASFEPLSTVTLNRAVVLVLQDKAVVEQAHPELRMRGADLDIPAPQVIRLCRYVRVPFRRQAPWSRRGVLVRDRHRCAYCGRRATTVDHVLPRAQGGRDTWLNTVAACAEDNHRKADRTPEEAGMALLRAPFEPTPANAMLLSLGAEEFEALPGWLVGEAA, from the coding sequence ATGCGTGACACGTTGGTCCTCAACGCGAGCTTCGAACCGCTGTCGACGGTCACTCTGAACCGTGCCGTCGTGCTGGTGCTGCAGGACAAGGCGGTCGTCGAGCAGGCCCACCCCGAGCTGCGGATGCGCGGTGCCGATCTCGACATACCCGCGCCCCAGGTGATCAGGCTGTGCAGGTATGTACGGGTGCCGTTCCGAAGACAAGCGCCGTGGTCGCGGCGGGGTGTGCTGGTCCGGGACCGGCACCGGTGCGCGTACTGCGGGCGCCGGGCCACGACGGTGGACCATGTGCTGCCGCGGGCGCAGGGCGGGCGGGACACGTGGCTGAACACGGTGGCGGCGTGCGCGGAGGACAACCACCGGAAGGCGGACCGGACTCCGGAGGAGGCGGGGATGGCGTTGTTGCGGGCGCCGTTCGAGCCGACGCCTGCCAATGCGATGTTGCTGTCGCTGGGGGCCGAGGAGTTCGAGGCTTTGCCTGGGTGGTTGGTTGGGGAAGCGGCCTAG